The Lasioglossum baleicum unplaced genomic scaffold, iyLasBale1 scaffold0021, whole genome shotgun sequence genome contains a region encoding:
- the LOC143219119 gene encoding SUZ RNA-binding domain-containing isoform X1, producing the protein MLVYVKAVLVSFLQSLKSRSYTEIPKCQPWTMFLKVGRKLRNQDFKTNQSTNTRMIILGEDGMRSQYVPPKPTVKILKRPTRDSQGSGDGPLVNGDKPKHPIKTLKQREQEYAEARKRILGEEKSPEEKLEQEINRIQPKTITASGSGLPSNILRMPIGPDGTRGFNVRR; encoded by the exons ATGTTGGTTTATGTCAAGGCTGTATTAGTAAGTTTCTTGCAGTCCCTAAAAAGTAGAAGTTATACAGAAATTCCGAAATGTCAACCATGGACGATGTTCTTGAAAGTTGGGAGGAAATTGAGGAATCAGGA CTTTAAAACCAATCAAAGTACAAATACAAGAATGATAATATTGGGTGAAGATGGTATGAGATCTCAGTATGTACCACCAAAAccgacagtaaaaatattaaaaagaccAACCAGAGATTCGCAAGGTAGCGGTGACGGTCCATTAGTGAATGGAGACAAGCCGAAACATCCTATAAAAACTTTAAAACAG agGGAGCAAGAGTACGCGGAAGCAAGAAAACGAATTCTTGGAGAAGAAAAAAGTCCAGAAGAGAAATTAGaacaagaaataaatagaatacaaCCAAAGACAATAACTGCTAGTGGTAGCGGCCTACCAAGTAACATTCTTCGCATGCCTATTGGACCAGATGGAACACGAGGGTTTAATGTACGTAGGTAG
- the LOC143219119 gene encoding SUZ RNA-binding domain-containing isoform X2 — protein MSTMDDVLESWEEIEESGALDKKLDALQLNAVEALEEIESSSFKTNQSTNTRMIILGEDGMRSQYVPPKPTVKILKRPTRDSQGSGDGPLVNGDKPKHPIKTLKQREQEYAEARKRILGEEKSPEEKLEQEINRIQPKTITASGSGLPSNILRMPIGPDGTRGFNVRR, from the exons ATGTCAACCATGGACGATGTTCTTGAAAGTTGGGAGGAAATTGAGGAATCAGGA GCACTCGACAAAAAGTTGGATGCCCTCCAGTTAAATGCGGTAGAAGCATTAGAAGAAATAGAATCTTCTAG CTTTAAAACCAATCAAAGTACAAATACAAGAATGATAATATTGGGTGAAGATGGTATGAGATCTCAGTATGTACCACCAAAAccgacagtaaaaatattaaaaagaccAACCAGAGATTCGCAAGGTAGCGGTGACGGTCCATTAGTGAATGGAGACAAGCCGAAACATCCTATAAAAACTTTAAAACAG agGGAGCAAGAGTACGCGGAAGCAAGAAAACGAATTCTTGGAGAAGAAAAAAGTCCAGAAGAGAAATTAGaacaagaaataaatagaatacaaCCAAAGACAATAACTGCTAGTGGTAGCGGCCTACCAAGTAACATTCTTCGCATGCCTATTGGACCAGATGGAACACGAGGGTTTAATGTACGTAGGTAG
- the LOC143219118 gene encoding juvenile hormone esterase-like: MLGTLLTSMGLLLATTQPPIQRIHQELILSDVVNTTTGPVQGVQNTTVWHSVPFTAFMGIPFAKPPIGPLRFKPPVPIKPWRNVLKAVKGDTVCSQMDFFIRDYMGVEDCLYLNVFTREFGNGTQLKPVMVWIYGGAFFSGYSDPSFYGPDFLLEQGVVVVSFNYRVGPLGFLSLDHPDAVGNAGLKDQLLALQWVQANIAAFGGDPKQVTIFGESAGSASVGYHMISEKSQGLFQQAIMQSGSPLCQWAYHTHAKAYENARNLGGRLGYTGLSTVGLLTVLRNTPAETLTRKSLQVDLGILPFRPTMENPIFAKDDAFLTECPVSKYKSGNFSRVPILMGYNHDEALFFLNYFVGPPNHSTTMAKFINQLMDIDGITAQVLGTMGAAIFNMMPDFFLEAVVKLMTNLLFVAPIDLTQTYFSEWNKGNPIYYYELTYTSKYSVHSMEGETINGTAHMDDIGYLFNVLSLNAPTDPNDPFNIFRKKMVTLWTNFAKYGNPTPENVTSDGPEFGVNWLDSTKTGAQLDINEVATMRGRGIDGPTFAYKEGYASRLPAESGCYTTPL, from the exons ATGCTGGGTACACTGTTGACTTCTATGGGGCTGCTGCTGGCAACGACGCAGCCTCCAATCCAACGAATCCATCAAGAGCTTATCTTATCCGATGTAGTGAACACCACAACAGGACCCGTACAAGGTGTTCAAAACACAACAGTATGGCACTCGGTACCATTCACGGCCTTCATGGGGATCCCGTTCGCGAAACCACCTATTGGACCACTTCGATTTAAG CCTCCAGTTCCAATAAAACCATGGCGAAACGTTCTTAAGGCTGTAAAGGGGGATACTGTGTGCTCACAGATGGACTTCTTCATAAGAGATTACATGGGTGTCGAGGATTGTTTGTATCTGAACGTGTTTACTCGAGAG TTTGGGAATGGAACGCAACTGAAACCAGTCATGGTCTGGATCTATGGTGGAGCATTCTTTAGTGGATACAGCGACCCATCCTTCTACGGGCCCGATTTCTTACTCGAACAGGGCGTTGTCGTTGTCAGCTTCAATTATCGTGTCGGTCCACTCG GATTTTTATCGTTGGATCATCCCGATGCTGTGGGCAACGCCGGCCTGAAGGATCAGCTCCTGGCTTTACAGTGGGTGCAGGCCAATATCGCTGCGTTTGGCGGTGACCCGAAACAGGTGACCATCTTCGGCGAAAGTGCTGGCTCAGCCTCCGTAGGGTATCATATGATATCGGAAAAATCACAAG GACTCTTTCAACAAGCAATCATGCAGAGCGGGTCGCCTTTATGTCAGTGGGCATATCACACGCATGCCAAAGCTTACGAAAATGCTCGCAATCTCGGCGGCCGTCTTGGCTACACCGGACTGTCGACAGTCGGACTATTAACAGTCCTTCGTAATACTCCTGCGGAAACTTTAACTCGCAAATCTCTACAAGTAGACTTG GGTATACTGCCATTCCGACCAACGATGGAAAATCCTATATTCGCTAAGGATGACGCATTTTTGACTGAATGTCCCGTATCGAAATACAAATCTGGAAACTTTAGTCGAGTTCCTATCTTAATGGGTTATAATCATGATGAAGCACTATTCTTCTTAAACT ATTTTGTCGGACCACCGAATCACTCAACAACAATGGCAAAATTCATAAACCAACTAATGGATATTGACGGCATCACCGCCCAGGTACTTGGAACAATGGGAGCGGCGATATTCAACATGATGCCTGATTTCTTCCTTGAAGCTGTTGTGAAACTTATGaccaatttattatttgttgCTCCCATCGATCTAACCCAGACATATTTTTCGGAATGGAATAAAGGAAATcctatttattattatgaaCTTACGTACACCTCCAAATACAGTGTGCACTCGATGGAGGGCGAAACAATAAATG GAACGGCCCATATGGATGATATTGGATACTTATTTAACGTGTTATCGTTAAATGCACCGACAGACCCTAACGATCCATTCAACATCTTCCGGAAGAAGATGGTCACTTTGTGGACGAACTTCGCTAAATATGG AAACCCAACACCAGAAAACGTTACAAGCGACGGTCCAGAGTTCGGCGTGAATTGGTTAGACAGCACTAAGACAGGTGCGCAATTGGATATTAACGAAGTAGCTACTATGAGAGGTCGTGGAATTGATGGGCCGACTTTCGCTTACAAAGAAGGATACGCCAGTAGGCTTCCTGCGGAAAGTGGCTGCTATACGACACCATTATAA